GCATAAGCGGCATGGCCACCAGGGCTGCTAGTAAAACCACCAGCACTGCTACAATCATCAGGATCTTACTCACCATGCGCAGCATAACCAGGGCCACCAGTATAGATGAAATCAGGGTTATCTCGGCAGTGAGCATGGATGATGTGGACATGTTAGTTATTGCGGCATCATCCCCCGCTCCCTGAATGTCTTTTATTTTTTTAACTATCAAGTCGTAGAGGTTCATACTATACCTCCTGCTAAACTGGTTGCCAGTGGCTGCAGGTAGCTGGTTACTACTTGTGGGAAGAGTCCGAAGACTATACAGACCACCAGGAATACCACCAGTGCAATTATGGTGGCTTTGGGTATATTTTCATTTTTCAACTCTAGATCAGCTGGTTTTGGGCGTAGGAAAACTGCATGAAACGCTTTCATGAAGGTCATGAATGTAACGATACTCAGCAGTATCATGATCACCCCTAACTCCGGGAATCCTGCATTTATGGAGGCTTGGATGAGCATGAGTTTACTCTGGAATGCGTTTAGTGGTGGTACTCCGGCCATGGCAAATCCAGCCAGTAAGACCAGTAAGGCTACCACTGGATTTCTGGCCATCATTCCACCCAGTTTACGGGTGTCACTGACCCGAGTCTGGTAGAGTACCGTTCCGAATCCTATAAACAGGAAGGCAGTGATTATTGCTTCGTTAACTGCCTGGAATAGTCCGGCGGTTATTCCGAATGCAGTGCCCAGCCCCAGCCCGATACCTATGTATCCCAGTTCTCCCACTGCCAGGAAACCGATCATTCGTTTAATGTCGGTCTGAACAATGGCCATGGTAATTCCCAGGATCATGGCCAGTATGGATACTCCCAGTATCACCCACTGTGAGAAGGGTAGGTAGGAAAATATTCTCAGTATTATGATTCCCAGGGCAATGAAGATGAAAACCGAGAAGGCCTGGATGAGTGCTGCTCCACTGGGTAGTGCTTTGCTGTATATGGCTGATTTGATAGTGTGGAATGGGGGGAGTCCAGAACCGTATAACCATCCGAATACTATTAAACCACAGGCCATTAAGAGCACTGGATTTTGAGGATTGACTAACCCGTTTTTCAGTGAATATATGATATCCGTTATGTTCACGTTTCCAGTTACTCCCAGTAGTAGTGCTATTCCTAGGAGGAGTAATGGTGCGGCTATGCTTCCCAGTATCATGTACTTGAGGGCGGTTTCATAGTTGCCCTTCACATTGGAAACCAGTACTATTCCTACTGTGGCCAGGGCTGCGATTTCAAAGAAGACATAGAGGTTGAATATGTCATCAGTTAAGAGTATGGCGGTTACTGCGGCGATTCCCATGAACATCATGTACCCGTAGACCCCTGATGGTCGGCGAGTCTCGAATAGTGAGGTGAACACCGCCAGGAGCCCCACCAGTCCCAGGATAAATACGAATATTTTCTGTGCACTCTGGAAAGAGTATGTAATCGCCGGGTGGAATGTGTTTAAGGCAGTTCCAGTGATGAGTGAGGGTAAATTGTTGGATAATGTTGGATTTTCAATGAGGGGGCATATCCACCAAAGTAATGCAGACCATAATTGGCCAGAATAGGTAAAGCTGGTAATACTAAGGCTAAAAAGATGGCTATGGTTTTGATTGTGCGGTCCTTTTTGTGTAACAGGTTTAAAAATAGAGCACACAGTATGGGAACAATAACCATCAGGGGTATTAAGAGGTTCACATTATCCCTCCAGTACCATTGTAATCTATATTATTGATTGTGTTGGAATTGTAAATTGACATTTGATTACTCTCCCAGAATCTCCTTTGCGCTTAAGGATCCGCGCTTTTTGTAGAGTACGATGATGATTCCCAGCATCACGGCCATTGTACTGGCCCCGATGACAATGCTGGTTAAAACCATTGCAAATGGAAGGGGGTAGGCTGCGTTCTGTGAGAACCATTCTGCGGCCATGCCCGGTAGGTATATGTATACTATTCCCCCAGGTTTGTAACCCATGGCAATCAAAAACAGGTTAACCCCGTCTCCTATGAAAGCCAGACCAATTACTTTTTTAATGAGATTGTCCAGGAATGCTGCGGCAAAAATACCGATGATAATCAGGGACACTGCGGTGAATAGTGATGCGATTTGTACGTCAATGACCATCTTATTCCTCCATCCTGCGTGTTTTGTAAACTGCCAGTGCAAAGAACACCGGGATGATAGCTGCTCCCACAATGGCCTGGGTAAGGGCCACATCAGGGGCCAGTAAATACTGGTATAGGATGGCAATTGAAGCTCCACTGATACCAACCAGGATAGCAGATTTCAATAGATCCCTCTGCATCAAAGCTAGGATAGCTCCTAGAACTGCGGTTAGCATGAATAAGTATTCAATCATCTTTTATCCTCCCCATAATAGTAACCATTGGCTATGGCATGGGATGCGAAGGGTGTTAATATAAAGTAAACTCCAGCCAGCAGAGGTTCTCCCAGTACAAGTAGGGAAACCATACATGCCACATCTA
This DNA window, taken from Methanobacterium subterraneum, encodes the following:
- a CDS encoding cation:proton antiporter subunit C, coding for MVIDVQIASLFTAVSLIIIGIFAAAFLDNLIKKVIGLAFIGDGVNLFLIAMGYKPGGIVYIYLPGMAAEWFSQNAAYPLPFAMVLTSIVIGASTMAVMLGIIIVLYKKRGSLSAKEILGE
- a CDS encoding DUF4040 domain-containing protein — encoded protein: MIEYLFMLTAVLGAILALMQRDLLKSAILVGISGASIAILYQYLLAPDVALTQAIVGAAIIPVFFALAVYKTRRMEE
- a CDS encoding energy-converting hydrogenase B subunit G, EhbG, producing MNLYDLIVKKIKDIQGAGDDAAITNMSTSSMLTAEITLISSILVALVMLRMVSKILMIVAVLVVLLAALVAMPLMPRFKKEQNDSMASMMFYVMLALAIVITLFYWGNLNV